The genomic region CGCTACTTCAACCCCATAGGGGCCCACGCTTCGGGCGAAATAGGGGAAGACCCGCAGGGGATTCCGAACAATCTCATGCCCTACATCGCGCAGGTGGCCGTGGGCAGGCGCGATCATCTGACCATATTCGGTAACGACTACCCCACGCCGGACGGAACCTGCCGCCGCGACTACATTCATGTGGCGGATCTTGCGGAAGGCCATGTGAAGGCGGTGGAGTTCGCCGCGGCGCACAGGGGGCTGGAAGTGTTCAACCTCGGCACGGGAACTCCGTACAGCGTGCTGGAAATAGTGAAGGCCTTCGAACGCAACAGCCATGTTGCGGTGAAGTACGAGTTCGGCCCCCGCCGTGCGGGCGATCTGCCCGAGTTCTGGGCCGATGCCGGGAAGGCGCGGACCATGCTGGGCTGGCAGGCAAGGCGCAGCCTTGACGACATGTGCCGCGATACCTGGAACTGGCAGAAAAAAAATCCCCAGGGCTACCGCTGATGATTTTCAGATAAAACATGCACGCCTATGATATGATGTGTTTTTATATTGCATATGCATTATCACATAGGATACTTTATATTTATTCAATATAACATTAAATAAATTTCAATATCATTGTCCTCTGGAAGAAGTATGTCATGGTCGATTCGTCCATGACATACTTTTTTCTGGAGGATGAAGTGAAGAGAATTTTTTTCCTTGTTGCTCTGGCAATGGTTATAGTGCCTTCCTTTGCCTGTGCTTCGGGAAGCGGGGTATATCTTGCCCCGAAGTTTTCCTTTTCCGTACAGCATACCCGGGGGACTCTGGATCTGCATACCTCCACCTGGGGGCCGAGAAGAGTATTCGGGGCCGGGGCCGGAGGGGCGCTGGCACTCGGCTATGATTTTGCGCCGAAGTTCGATGTGCCCGTCCGGCTGGAATTGGAGTACGGCGCTTCCGACCATATTTCCAAAACGGCGAGCATAAAGGTTTTCCGCAGGCGTTTTCCCTTCCGGGCAAAGATCGGGGTACAGACGCTGCTTTTCCATTCCTATGCGGATATCCCGACCAGCAGCGGGTTTACTCCTTATATCGGCGCGGGGGCCGGTATGGCCTTTCTTTCCACCAAAGGCAGCGGCATGGGCATATCTACGGAAAGCACGGATTCCGTGCCTGCCGGACAGGTGGGGCTGGGCTGTTCTTACACGTTCAACAGGCATGTTTCCGTAGACATGGGCTATCGTTTCGTGTTTATGGGCGGTACGGATACGACGTGCAATTCCATACGGCTGGAACTTCACCGCAACTACATGCATCAGGTCATGCTCGGCCTGCGTGTGATGTTTTAGTGCCGAAAGAATCCGGTCGTGCCGTGCCGTAAAAGAATGTTCCCTGTCGTATGCCGTACTCTTCACATGACGGGGAACGTTTTTTGTCATGCGGCGGTGCAGAAGGGGCGGACTTTTATCGGAAAAGGCATAGGGGCATGAATATGCAGTCAAATGAAAAGGCGGGGGGAGCCATGGTCGAGTGCGGGAGTGCCGGGCGTAAGCTGTGGTATGAGGGGCGCGCTTCATTTTCTTGAAGGGCTTCCCCCGGAATTGCCGGAGCGGCGGCAAGGGGAACGCCCTGGCTGTGATGATGGAAAAATTAAAAAATAATATCATGCCATTATATGCTGTTTTACGAAATGAGGGGAACGGTTTGGGAAAAAATATGTTCGTCCATGCTTGCAAAAATATGGACAATGGTGTCTAACAGCAGGAAAATGTTGCATTTTTTTATAATTGTTCCGTGCAGTATAATTTTTGAAACTTTTGTTTTTTAAAAGTAAGATGCGCGGAGTTCAGACCGGCGGCGTCGGGCAGGGGGTATGCCTTTGCGGCCGGGAGAAGATGTTTGATGAGGGGAAGGTTATGCAGAGTTCTTCAGGTCATCCGGGAGGGAGTACGTTCTTCCTGGCTTTTTCCCGTAAGTTTTCCCGTATTCCGCACCTTGCCGCGTTTCTGGGAGGGGAGGTGCGCCTTGCGGGAAAAGAGCAGGGCGGCGAACCGTGCGCCGTGGCAGGCTGGGGTCACAAGCCGACGGCGGAAAAGGCCAGGCGCTATGCGACGGAACATGCCCTGCCCTATATTGCCGTGGAGGACGGTTTTCTCCGTTCCCTGAATCTTGGTTGCGAAGGGGCCGATCCGCTTTCTCTGGTGGTGGACCACACCGGTATTTATTATGATGCCACCGCTCCTTCGGGTCTGGAAAACCTTTTGAACGGGAAAGGCTGGGAAAATCCCGAACTCATGGCCTCGGCGGAAAAGGCGCTTTCCTCCATCATCCGGCACGGCCTCAGCAAGTACAATCATGCGCCGGAAGCGGAACCCGGGCTTCTCGGCAGGGAAGAAGTGGGCTCGCCGCGCGTGCTTCTCATCGATCAGACGGTGGGGGATGCTTCCGTTTCCCTCGGGCTTGCGGATGCCTCTTCCTTTACCGCCATGCTGGAAGATGCGAAAAAGCGTTTTCCCCATGCGCGGCTTTTTGTGAAAACGCATCCCGACGTGCTTGCGGGGAAGAAGAAGGGCTACCTTACCGAAGAGGCGAAACGCTGCGGAGCGGTGCTCCTTGCCCATGATGTTTCCCCCCTTTCTCTCCTCCGGCAGGCGGATGTGGTGTACTGCGTTACTTCCCAGATGGGCTTTGAGGCTCTCATGCTGGGCAGGGAAGTGCATGTTTTCGGTATGCCTTTTTATGCGGGCTGGGGGCTTACGACGGATGCCGTATCCTGCCCGCGCCGTGCAGGAAAGCGCAGTCTTCTTGAAGTGTTTGCGGCGGCCTACCTGCTTTATGCCCGTTATGTGAATCCCGTTACCGGGGAGAGGTGCGATATCCACGATACCATTGCCCGGCTTGCCGTTCAGCGGGAAAAGAACGAGGCCAACCGGGGATTCCATGCCTGCTTCGGGTATTCTCTGTGGAAGCATCCCCATGCCCGGGCCTTTGTGCAGAGCACGGGGGCGGAGTTTCGCTTCTTCAAATACTTCCACGGTGAACAGAGAGCCGTTTCCTGTGCCGTACGGCATGGCGGCGATGTGGTGGCATGGTCCTCCAAATGCGTGGGCGGCAGTCTTGAGGAGCGGTGTCGCAACGCCGGGGTTCCGCTGGTGCGCATGGAGGACGGCTTCATCCGTTCCGTGGGGCTCGGGTCGGAATTTCAGTGGCCGTATTCGCTGGTGCTGGACCGTCGGGGCATTTATTACGATCCCTCCCAGCCCAGCGATCTGGAAGTGATTCTTCAGGGACTGCCGGAAAGGGAGGATCACGACGAGCTTTGTCTGCGTGCCCGGAATCTCCGGGAATTCATCGTGGCCAAAGGGCTGACCAAGTACAATGTGGGCGGTACGGCCCTTTCCCGCGAGCGCTGGCCTTCCGGTCGCAGGGTGCTTCTGGTGCCCGGTCAGGTGGAGGACGACGCTTCGGTGCGGCGAGGAGGGTGCGGCATACGCAGTAATTTTGAACTGCTTGAGGAAGTACGTCGCCGCAACCCCGATGCCTTCATCATCTACAAACCGCACCCGGATGTGGAAGTACGCAACCGGAAAGGGAAGATAGAGGATGCCGATGCCCTGCGTGTGGCCGATGAAGTGGTGCGGGATATACGCATGGACGCCATGCTTGCCGTGGTGGATGAAGTGCACACCCTTACCTCTCTTACCGGCTTTGAGGCGCTGTTGAGGGGCGTCAGGGTATGTGCCTACGGCGGACCTTTTTATGCAGGCTGGGGCCTGACGGAAGACTGTGCCGCCGACAGGGCCTTTTTGTCCCGCCGTACGGCGCGCCTTACGCTGGATGAACTTACGGCGGGCGTTCTGCTGCTGTACCCCTCTTATTACGACTGGCAGACGGCAAGCTTCTGCACGGCGGAGGATGTCTGCCGCCGCCTTCTCCAGCCCGGCGGGCAGATGCGCGGCAAGTATATGGTGCGCGTGTTCGCCGCACTCCGTTCTCTGGCAAGGAAGGTGTTCTGATGGCAAGCTACCTTTTCCTTCAGGGGCCGCATGGACCTTTTTTCCGCCTGCTGGGGCAGGAAATGAGCGCGCGCGGGCACAAGGTGACCCGCGTGAACCTCTGCGGGGGCGATGTGCTGGACTGGCCGCTTGATGCGCTGGCCTATCAGGGCCGTACGTCGGACTGGAGCCGGTGGGTGCATGAGCTTATGGAAGAGCGCGCCGTTACCGATCTTCTGGTTTTCGGCGACTGGAGGCCTCATCACCGCGAGGCCGTGCATATCGCAAGGCTGCACGGCATACGGGTCTGGGCTTTTGACGAGGGCTATCTCCGCCCGCACTGGATTACCATGGAGAGAGGAGGGGTGAACGGCAACTCCACATTGCCGCATACGCCGGAGCAGGTGCGTGAACAAAGCCGTCTCTGCCCGGAACCTGTTCAGCCCGCATCCTTCCTCAACCCCATTGCCCGCCGCCAGCTTCAGGCCGTGCTTTATGCCGGGGCTTCGCTTCTGGGCATACCGTTTTTCCCCTTTTACCGCACGCATCGTCCCTACGGGCATCTGTGCGAGCTTTTCAGCGGATGGATACCCCATATTTTCACCAGGGCAAGCCGCATGAGGGCCTCGGAGCAGGCGCTGAAGAGACTGGATGACGCTCCGTATTTTCTCTTTCCGCTCCAGCTGGATTCCGATTCGCAGGTGCGGCGCTATTCCCCCTTCAGCGGCATGAAGGAAGCCATTGCCTGGGTCATGACATCCTTTGCCCAGTACGCGCCCGAAGGTACGCACCTTGTCATCCGCAATCATCCTCTGGACAGCGGGCTTATCCGATACGACCGTTTTATCCGCAGCTTCAGCGAGGCCTGCGGCATAGAGGACCGCGTTATTTTCGTGGAAAGCGGCAACGGCATGGACATGCTGCGCAAGAGCAGGGCCGTGGTGCTTTTGAACAGCACCATGGGGATGCAGGCGCTGGAGCTCGGTAAGGCGGTGTACTGTGTGGGCAAGGCCATTTACGCCATGCCCGGCCTTGCGCAGAGTGCGGAGGAAATTCCTCTTTCCCGCTTCTGGGAGGAGTTTCGTACGCCGGACAAGACGCTGCTGCAGGATTTTGAGCGGCTTCTGCTCTCTCATACGCTGGTGAACGGTAATTTTTATTTCGGCAACGGCATGAAAAGAGCCGTGCAGGGATGTGCGGCAAAGCTTGAGGATGCCGCCCGCGAGAAATCCTGAATCACAGGACGACGTTTCCTTTTCGGCGTAAGGCTGCACATTGCTCTGCATCGGAACGGCTTCTCTCCTGCCCTGTGGGAGAGGTACAGCGCAGGGCGGTGCGGAACAGAGGCACAGGAGTACACCGGGAACCTGGCAGATACAGGCTTCCCGTACGCTTCCCCCGCCCTGACGCAACGCACGCGTGGGCATTGACGTGGGGAATATTTTTCAGAAGAAGAAAGAACAGGCGGAACCGCTTTCTCAAAAGAGCGGTTCCGCCTGTTTCCGCAGAATGTATCCGGCGTATTCTACGGGAAGAACAGCCTTCTGGAGCGTGCGGTGATATCCTCGCCGCTGCCGATCCATACGAAACGGTCGTTTCTCAGGGCGGTGTCGCCCCGGTTCCAGCGGTAGGCCACCAGCGGCCCCCCGGCAACGGCGCTGAAGTCGAGGCAGGCCACCAGCGGGGAATACAGGCGTATATCTTCGCCGGGGCTGCGCCAGTAATGTCCGAAAAAGGTGGGATATTCCACGGGAAGGGCTTCCCAGCAGCCCGGCTCCGGCCTGGCATCCTCGGGAATGCTGGTCAGGTTCTCACAGCCCATGAGCGCCATGTCGCGGCAGCTTTCTGCCATGGGGAGCCACCATTTTACGCGATAGTTGTTTCTTGCGTTGCCTTCCTTGTCGAGCAGTGTCATGCCTTCGGGCAGCGGAAGTTCCGGCCCCTTGAGCAGCGTTTCCACGGCCTGATATTCACAGCTTGTCTTGTCGCAGCAGGCGCGCGTGTAACCCGCTTCCGCAAGGCAGGGGGCGTCTCTTCTGCCCGTAACGAGGCTTTCTCCCCCGCATTCGCCGCCGGTAAGCATGTCCATGGCTTCCTGCGACCAGCAGGCGTGCACCATGTGCAGGCGGTTTCCTTCCCCGCCGAGGTCGCCTATTTCCAGCCAGAGCGGCAGGGTCCGCATCCACTGCACCCAGGGCTTGTAGCTGTCGGCAAGCTGTTCCAGTGTGGCGGCGTGCTGCACCGTGTTTTTTTCGTTGTGGCTGCGGAGATATTCGCCGGAATCGTCCGGCCGGGGGGTGCTCCAGCAGACGGCGTTGAACTCATGGTTGCCCATGAGACATTCGGCAGTTCCCGCTTCGCGCATGTTGCGGACGAGGGTCAGCGTTTCCAGAATCTGAGGGCCGCGGTCGATATAATCGCCGAGAAAGATGACCATGCGGTCGGGGTGCCTCCACACGCCGCCGCTTTTTTCATATCCCAGGCGGGAAAGCAGGGCCTCCAGCTTGTCCGCGCAGCCGTGTATATCACCTATCACGTCGTAACCATTCAGCATACTTTGCTCCAGATGCCGGCGGGCAGGGCCGGGAAACCCTGAAAAAAGCCTCTGCCCCTGAAATTGAGGCCAGTGTAACACAAGAGGCATGGAGATAAAAGGGGAGCAGAGATATGTTTATGGAATGATCTTCGGGAATTTCGTACCGCTGGGCGGCGGAATGCTTTCAGGTTCCGGCAGGAGAAAGCACGGCTGCGGGGGAAGCCCGCTATGTTTTTACGGTGGCGGCAGGGATGGCGTCCCTGCTTCATGCAGAAAGCGTTCTGCACCGGAAGGGCTCCGGCGTCATCCGGCGCGGAGGATGCTGCGGCGAAGGCCCGCCCCGCGGCACAGGCCGACGGTGCGGGCGCAGGGGAACGGGGTCAGTCGGCGGCAAGACATGCGTCCAGGGCGGCGCAGACGGCCTCTCTGTCCATGTGCCTGCCGATGAAGACCAGTTTGATCATGCGGTCGCCGTAGCGCGCATCCCAGTTTCGGTCGAGTTCCGGGTTGGCGCGACGCGCCTCCTCCCGCTGCTGCGCCGGGGCCGTGGCCATCCAGCGGCCGAAGGGGGTGGCCACCGTCTGCCTGCCCGCCTGCTCGAACATGTAGGACATGGCCGGGTTTTCCCTGAACCAGAGGAGTCCCTTGCAGCGGATGACGTTTTCCGGCCAGCTCATTTCCACAAAGGAACTGAATTTTTCCTGATCGAAGGGGGCGCGACGGAAGTACACGAAGGTGGAAATACCGTATTCCTCGCCGTGGGAATGGCCTTCTTCGTGTTCGTGATGATGTTCATGAGGCGCGTGGTCGTGTTCTTCGTCGTGGCCGTCGTGGGCCTGGAGTGCGCGTATCCATCCGGCGGATTTTCCTGCCCGCGCGAAGTTGAAGCTGTGCGTGTCGAGGATGTCCTTTACCTGCACCCTGCCGTAATTGGTTTCCAGAATGCGGGCTTCCGGCTGGAGCTGGCGGATGACGGCGCGAAGCTCGTCAAGCTGTTCAGGGGCGACCTCGTCCACCTTGTTGAGCACCACGGTGGTGCAGAATTCCATCTGCTGGATGAGCAGGCTTTCCACATCGTCGTCATCGTTTTCCTGCAGGAGCTTCTGGCCGTTCAGAAATTCGTCGGCCATGCGCATGGCGTCCACCACGGTGACGATGGAATCGAGCCTGCATACCGTGGGCATGACTTCGCTGCCCAGAGTGATGGCCTGCGCTATGGGCATGGGTTCGCAGATGCCGCTGGCTTCGATGAGAATGTAGTCGAAACGGCAGGTGGCGATGAGATCGAGAATCTGCTGGAGGAGGTCTTCTTTAAGGGTGCAGCAGATGCAGCCGTTGGAAAGGGGGATGAGGCTGTCGTCCATTTCCACGTTGCCGCCTTTTTCGATGAGCGCGGCGTCGATGTTCACTTCGCCTATGTCGTTGACGATGACGGCGACCTTATAGCCTTCCTGATTGGAAAGAACATGATTGAGCAGCGTGGTCTTGCCCGCGCCGAGATAACCGGTGAGCAGCGTGATGGGAACGATGTTTCTGCGCATGGGAATGTGTTTCCGGCATGGCCGGTCTGAAGAGAGGCGGCAGAGCCGCAAAAAAGCGCGGCCGGTTTCCCGGCCGCGCGTGGAACCTATTTTTCGAGGCAGGTGTCCAGTGCGGCGCAGATGGCCGCCTTGTCCATGTGCTGACCTATGAACACCAGCTTCTGCATACGGTCGCCGTAGGTTTCATCCCATTCGGCGTCGAGCTGCTTGTCCACCCGGCGTTCGGCGGCCTGACGTTTGGCAGGAGCGGCGGCCACCCATTCTCCGTAGGGCGACGCGGTCATCTGGCGGCCAGCCTGTTCGTACAGGTAGGCGGTTTCGGGTTCATCCGCAAACCAGATGAGTCCCTTGCAGCGGATGACGCTGGAAGGCCAGGCATCGTTGACGAAGTCTTCGAACTTCTTCTGGCTGAAGGGCGCGCGGCGGAAATACACGAAGGTGGAAATACCGTATTCCTCGCCGTGCTCGTGCCCGTCGTGATGGTGATGGTGGCAGTGATGACCGTGGCCTTCTCCGTGCTCATGATGGTCGTGCCCGTGCTCATGATCATGGTGTCCGTCATGGTCATGGTGTTCATGGTCATGCACGCAGTGGCCGTGTTCATGATCGCATTGGGAATGATCTTCTTCTTCCGCAGGCGCGTCCGCCTCCAGAGCCTGCACCCAGCCGATGGAGGCGCAGGCGCGGTCGAAGTCGAAGCGGCCCGTATCGAGAATGGACTTCACGTCCACCTTGCCGTAGTTGGTTTCGATGATGTTCGCTTCGGGCTGAAGCTTGCGGATGACGGTCTTGAGCAGGCCGAGCTGATCTTCGGTGAGGCCGTCCACCTTGTTGAGGACGATGGTGGTGCAGAATTCTATCTGCTGGATGACCAGACTTGCGATATCCTCTTCTTCCAGATCCTCGTCCACCAGCTTCTGTCCGCCCAGGAATTCATCCACCATGCGCTGCGCGTCCACCACGGTGACGATGCCGTCGAGCCTGCATATCTTGGGCAGGGATTCGTCGCCGAGGCAGAGCGTCTGGGCAATGGGGAGAGGCTCGCAGATGCCGCTGGCTTCGATGAGAATGTAGTCGAATCTGCCGGATTCGATGAGGTTGAGCACCTGCTCCAGAAGATCGGTCTTGAGCGAGCAGCAGATGCAGCCGTTGGAAAGGGGCACGAGGCTGTCGTCCACTTCCACGGTTCCGCCTCGGGCGATGAGGCTGGCGTCGATATTCACTTCACCGATGTCGTTGACGATGACGGCGACCTTGTAGCCTTCCTGATTGGAAAGAACGTGGTTGAGCAGGGTGGTCTTGCCCGCGCCGAGGTAGCCGGACAGAACGGTAATGGGAACTATGCGTCTTTTTTTCATGAATAACCTTCCTGAAGGCGCGGATGCGCGTTGATGCCGGGGTGCGGCGGGCCCGGCGCGCGAACGGCGGCGGACCTTGGGGCCCCTTTCCGGCGCGGAGCCGGGAACTGAGTATGCGAAAGGGCCCGACCGGGAAAGGATAGGGCAAAATCGCGCGGCGTCAACCTCGGGTTTTACGAGATATGCCGGAAAAGAATTCCTGTACGAAGATATGCCGGGAAAAAGCGCGCAGGCCGGAGGGACGGCTCCGGGCAAAGCATGGATGCCGCCTTGCCAGAGCCGTGAGATTTTCGTAAGACACTGTTTTCCACAACGGGAGGATTTCCATGCAGTTTGTCTTCATACCGGAGCGCGTGTGCTCCAAAATGTACATGATAGAAGTGGACGAGAAAAGCCGCATCATCACCAGGTTCGACTTCAAGGGCGGCTGCCCGGGCAATCTCCAGGGCATAGGCCGTCTCATCCGCGGTATGCACATCGACGAAGTGATCAGCCGCTTTGAGAACATGCCCATCTGTCCTACCTCGAAGGTGTCGTCGTGCCCCGAGCAGATCCGCCGTGCGCTGCTGGATCTGCGCGCCAAGCTCGATACCGGCATGGTGCAGGAACAGCCCCGTTTCGGGCTGGAATCCTTCGCTTCCCTGAAGAAGTAAGGACTCCTTCTTATCCTGTCTTGAGGCCCCTCCGGGGGCCTTTTTCATGTCCTTTGCGGGGAAAGGTGGGGCTTTGGCTGCTCCGCTTCCCCGGGCGGGCATGTGCCGCCGCCCTGTCGGGAGAGGCGGCCGTTTTTGCAGAATATCCTACGCTTTCGTTCTCTGCAGGTAGTTTCTGAGCGCGGGCATGGCGTTTTTTGCGTCACGATAGCCCAGCCAGTACCATTCTCCCAGCTTTTCCAGATCGCTTTCCATGCGGCCTATGTCCATGAAGCGCGACGGGCTTAGGACGAACACGCGCCCTTCGCGCTGCAGGCGGGCGATGTCGTCGCAGAGACGGTTGTAGTCGGCGTTGCTTTCTGCAAGGGCCGCGGCAAGCTTCGGCCATTTCCTGCCGTAGATGAGATGGGCGAGCCTGCGCCCCGCCGAGGGGTTGCGGCGGTAATCGTCGGGCCGGGTTTTGATGACCACAATGTTGGAAAAGCCGTTTTCCAGCGCCCAGTGCAGGGGGATCTTGCAGGCGCAGCCTCCGTCGAGATAGGGGGCTCCTTCCATGTCCACCATCCGGGAAATGTAGGGCATGGTGGAAGAAGCCCGCGTGGCAAGCATGATGTCGGCGCAGACGCCTTTTTCGAAGTATTCCGCCTTTCCGGTACGGCAGTTGGTGGCCACGGCCACAAAGCGTCGTTCCGGGCTCATGAAGCGTTCCATATCCAGCGGGTCCAGCGTGCGGGAAAGTTCTCCGAACATGAAATCGAAGCCGAAGGGGCTGCGGTTTCTCAGAAACGCGCCGAAGCCGAAATAGCGCGGATCGTGCCGGAAACGCAGCGGGCTGCGTGCCGAGCGGCCTATCTGGCCGGAAACATAGCTTATGCCGTTGAGCGCACCTGCGGAAACGCCGATGGTGCACTGCAGATTGACGTCTTCTTCCATGAGCGCGTCCATCACGCCCACACTGTAGGTACCGCGGAGCGCGCCGCCTTCCAGAACAAGGCAGCCCGGTGTGACGATGGAGGATGCCCGCCCACGGGGCAGGCGGTCGAGGCCGGAGTATGTTTTTCTGTTCATTGCTGTCCCCGGAGCATGTCGCCCTGCGGCGGCACACTGCTTTTTCTGAGGATGGATTCCCCTGAAGCGGGCATGGTGCGGGTCGGCGGCGCGGCCATGACGGGGGGAAGAGAACAAGTATGCTACAAGAGGGCGGTCCTGTCGAGAATACGGAAGGAAGGGAATACGCCGCAGGTGTTCCGGCCCGGCGACGGAGGCGGCATACGGGAAAGTTCTGCACGAAAAGGGGCGGAAGCTTTCCGCCTCCGCCCCGGAGAGCTCGGCCGCCCCTTCCTGTGGTGCGCGGAGTCTCCCACGGGAAGGGGGAACGGCGAGATCTCAGGCGAGACCGGCTTCTTTCAGCCAGCGTTCCACAAGAACGGGGGAGGCGTCGCCCCCGCGCAGGGCGAGTCCGTTGCCCGTGCGTGCCCGGGGGCAGAGCGCGGCAAGATCCGAAGGCAGGTTCTGCCAGCCGCCACCACCGTGGGTGCAGAAGGGGAGTATGGTTTTGCCTGCCAGAGGCTGCGTATGCAGGAAGGTACGTACGGGGCCGGCCCAGGAACCCCACCAGTTGGGGGAACCGGCGAGAATGACGTCGTACCGCGACACATCGATATTGAGGGGCCGGACGGCAGGGAATACGCCCTCCTTCTGTTCCCTGCCGGCAAGGTCGACACAGGCGTTGTAGGAGGAAGGGTAGGGCGTGACGGGCTGGAGTTCCGCCATATCCGCGTTCAGTTTTTCCCGGATGACTCCGGCCAGAGCCCTGGTGTTGCCCGACCAGGAATAATAGACGATGAGGATGTTCCTCCCTTCGGCAGCCATGGCCGTGCGGGGGACAAGGGGGAAAATTGCGGCGACGGCCAGCGCGGACAGGGTCTTTTTAAGAAGAGAACGACGGGAGAGAGAAGAAAGAGGGAAGAATCGGGACATGACTGCCTCCAGGGTAAATGTTGCGGCCGTTCCTGCCGCATGGGAAAAAGGTAAGCCCGGACTTCTTGAGCATGAAGATATGTTCCTCTCTTTTTTTTGCCTGTTGCTGCCAGAGACGATGTTTTCGGTGCACACGCTCCCTGCCGCGGGAATTTCCGGGGCACGGCTTCTTTTCTGTAAGGATGAGAGGGCGTGGAAGGGGCTGAACGCGCCGTGCCGGACAGGAAAGAGAATGCCGGGGCGTGCTGCGGCGTTTTTCGCAGCATGTTCCGGCGGAAAAGCGCGTTACGGCGGCATTTTTTCCTGTGGAATGAAGAATACGCAT from Mailhella massiliensis harbors:
- a CDS encoding capsule biosynthesis protein, whose protein sequence is MASYLFLQGPHGPFFRLLGQEMSARGHKVTRVNLCGGDVLDWPLDALAYQGRTSDWSRWVHELMEERAVTDLLVFGDWRPHHREAVHIARLHGIRVWAFDEGYLRPHWITMERGGVNGNSTLPHTPEQVREQSRLCPEPVQPASFLNPIARRQLQAVLYAGASLLGIPFFPFYRTHRPYGHLCELFSGWIPHIFTRASRMRASEQALKRLDDAPYFLFPLQLDSDSQVRRYSPFSGMKEAIAWVMTSFAQYAPEGTHLVIRNHPLDSGLIRYDRFIRSFSEACGIEDRVIFVESGNGMDMLRKSRAVVLLNSTMGMQALELGKAVYCVGKAIYAMPGLAQSAEEIPLSRFWEEFRTPDKTLLQDFERLLLSHTLVNGNFYFGNGMKRAVQGCAAKLEDAAREKS
- a CDS encoding flavodoxin; translated protein: MSRFFPLSSLSRRSLLKKTLSALAVAAIFPLVPRTAMAAEGRNILIVYYSWSGNTRALAGVIREKLNADMAELQPVTPYPSSYNACVDLAGREQKEGVFPAVRPLNIDVSRYDVILAGSPNWWGSWAGPVRTFLHTQPLAGKTILPFCTHGGGGWQNLPSDLAALCPRARTGNGLALRGGDASPVLVERWLKEAGLA
- a CDS encoding outer membrane protein, coding for MVDSSMTYFFLEDEVKRIFFLVALAMVIVPSFACASGSGVYLAPKFSFSVQHTRGTLDLHTSTWGPRRVFGAGAGGALALGYDFAPKFDVPVRLELEYGASDHISKTASIKVFRRRFPFRAKIGVQTLLFHSYADIPTSSGFTPYIGAGAGMAFLSTKGSGMGISTESTDSVPAGQVGLGCSYTFNRHVSVDMGYRFVFMGGTDTTCNSIRLELHRNYMHQVMLGLRVMF
- a CDS encoding metallophosphoesterase; translation: MLNGYDVIGDIHGCADKLEALLSRLGYEKSGGVWRHPDRMVIFLGDYIDRGPQILETLTLVRNMREAGTAECLMGNHEFNAVCWSTPRPDDSGEYLRSHNEKNTVQHAATLEQLADSYKPWVQWMRTLPLWLEIGDLGGEGNRLHMVHACWSQEAMDMLTGGECGGESLVTGRRDAPCLAEAGYTRACCDKTSCEYQAVETLLKGPELPLPEGMTLLDKEGNARNNYRVKWWLPMAESCRDMALMGCENLTSIPEDARPEPGCWEALPVEYPTFFGHYWRSPGEDIRLYSPLVACLDFSAVAGGPLVAYRWNRGDTALRNDRFVWIGSGEDITARSRRLFFP
- a CDS encoding capsular polysaccharide biosynthesis protein — encoded protein: MQSSSGHPGGSTFFLAFSRKFSRIPHLAAFLGGEVRLAGKEQGGEPCAVAGWGHKPTAEKARRYATEHALPYIAVEDGFLRSLNLGCEGADPLSLVVDHTGIYYDATAPSGLENLLNGKGWENPELMASAEKALSSIIRHGLSKYNHAPEAEPGLLGREEVGSPRVLLIDQTVGDASVSLGLADASSFTAMLEDAKKRFPHARLFVKTHPDVLAGKKKGYLTEEAKRCGAVLLAHDVSPLSLLRQADVVYCVTSQMGFEALMLGREVHVFGMPFYAGWGLTTDAVSCPRRAGKRSLLEVFAAAYLLYARYVNPVTGERCDIHDTIARLAVQREKNEANRGFHACFGYSLWKHPHARAFVQSTGAEFRFFKYFHGEQRAVSCAVRHGGDVVAWSSKCVGGSLEERCRNAGVPLVRMEDGFIRSVGLGSEFQWPYSLVLDRRGIYYDPSQPSDLEVILQGLPEREDHDELCLRARNLREFIVAKGLTKYNVGGTALSRERWPSGRRVLLVPGQVEDDASVRRGGCGIRSNFELLEEVRRRNPDAFIIYKPHPDVEVRNRKGKIEDADALRVADEVVRDIRMDAMLAVVDEVHTLTSLTGFEALLRGVRVCAYGGPFYAGWGLTEDCAADRAFLSRRTARLTLDELTAGVLLLYPSYYDWQTASFCTAEDVCRRLLQPGGQMRGKYMVRVFAALRSLARKVF
- a CDS encoding patatin-like phospholipase family protein yields the protein MNRKTYSGLDRLPRGRASSIVTPGCLVLEGGALRGTYSVGVMDALMEEDVNLQCTIGVSAGALNGISYVSGQIGRSARSPLRFRHDPRYFGFGAFLRNRSPFGFDFMFGELSRTLDPLDMERFMSPERRFVAVATNCRTGKAEYFEKGVCADIMLATRASSTMPYISRMVDMEGAPYLDGGCACKIPLHWALENGFSNIVVIKTRPDDYRRNPSAGRRLAHLIYGRKWPKLAAALAESNADYNRLCDDIARLQREGRVFVLSPSRFMDIGRMESDLEKLGEWYWLGYRDAKNAMPALRNYLQRTKA
- a CDS encoding TSCPD domain-containing protein translates to MQFVFIPERVCSKMYMIEVDEKSRIITRFDFKGGCPGNLQGIGRLIRGMHIDEVISRFENMPICPTSKVSSCPEQIRRALLDLRAKLDTGMVQEQPRFGLESFASLKK
- a CDS encoding GTP-binding protein, encoding MKKRRIVPITVLSGYLGAGKTTLLNHVLSNQEGYKVAVIVNDIGEVNIDASLIARGGTVEVDDSLVPLSNGCICCSLKTDLLEQVLNLIESGRFDYILIEASGICEPLPIAQTLCLGDESLPKICRLDGIVTVVDAQRMVDEFLGGQKLVDEDLEEEDIASLVIQQIEFCTTIVLNKVDGLTEDQLGLLKTVIRKLQPEANIIETNYGKVDVKSILDTGRFDFDRACASIGWVQALEADAPAEEEDHSQCDHEHGHCVHDHEHHDHDGHHDHEHGHDHHEHGEGHGHHCHHHHHDGHEHGEEYGISTFVYFRRAPFSQKKFEDFVNDAWPSSVIRCKGLIWFADEPETAYLYEQAGRQMTASPYGEWVAAAPAKRQAAERRVDKQLDAEWDETYGDRMQKLVFIGQHMDKAAICAALDTCLEK
- a CDS encoding CobW family GTP-binding protein, producing the protein MRRNIVPITLLTGYLGAGKTTLLNHVLSNQEGYKVAVIVNDIGEVNIDAALIEKGGNVEMDDSLIPLSNGCICCTLKEDLLQQILDLIATCRFDYILIEASGICEPMPIAQAITLGSEVMPTVCRLDSIVTVVDAMRMADEFLNGQKLLQENDDDDVESLLIQQMEFCTTVVLNKVDEVAPEQLDELRAVIRQLQPEARILETNYGRVQVKDILDTHSFNFARAGKSAGWIRALQAHDGHDEEHDHAPHEHHHEHEEGHSHGEEYGISTFVYFRRAPFDQEKFSSFVEMSWPENVIRCKGLLWFRENPAMSYMFEQAGRQTVATPFGRWMATAPAQQREEARRANPELDRNWDARYGDRMIKLVFIGRHMDREAVCAALDACLAAD